In the Streptomyces sp. f51 genome, one interval contains:
- a CDS encoding sugar ABC transporter permease, with product MTATTTARVAAPPVRTHGQPSARLRAWARRGPLLPALIFMIAVTQLPFVATLVISFFDWNSLYPKARRFTGLGNYTEVLSDAGLRHSVWTTILLTATVVIVSLVLGLALALLLDRRFRGRGIVRTLLIAPFLVVPVAAALLWKHVLYNPEYGLLNGLLHAGGGPQPDWISNTPLLAVEASLVWQWTPFMMLILLAGLQSRDHQQIEAARVDGAGDWQIFRHLALPHLRRYLELGALLGSIHIVQNFDAVFTITSGGLGTANLPYTVYQSFYQAHENGLASAAGVLVVIGSIVIATFALRVVSSLFREEGSRS from the coding sequence ATGACCGCCACGACGACGGCCCGCGTGGCCGCTCCTCCCGTACGCACCCACGGACAGCCGTCGGCCCGGCTGCGCGCCTGGGCCCGGCGCGGCCCGCTGCTCCCGGCCCTGATCTTCATGATCGCGGTGACCCAACTGCCCTTCGTGGCCACGCTGGTGATCTCGTTCTTCGACTGGAACTCCCTCTACCCGAAGGCCCGCCGCTTCACCGGCCTCGGCAACTACACGGAGGTCCTCAGCGACGCCGGCCTGCGACACTCCGTCTGGACGACGATCCTACTGACCGCCACCGTCGTCATCGTCTCGCTGGTCCTCGGCCTGGCCCTGGCCCTGCTCCTGGACCGGAGGTTCCGGGGCCGCGGCATCGTCCGCACCCTGTTGATCGCGCCCTTCCTGGTGGTCCCGGTCGCCGCGGCCCTGCTGTGGAAGCACGTGCTCTACAACCCCGAATACGGCCTGCTGAACGGCCTGTTGCACGCCGGCGGCGGTCCTCAGCCCGACTGGATCTCGAACACCCCGCTGCTCGCGGTCGAGGCGTCCCTGGTCTGGCAGTGGACACCGTTCATGATGCTGATCCTGCTCGCGGGCCTCCAGAGCCGCGATCACCAGCAGATCGAGGCGGCCCGTGTGGACGGCGCAGGCGACTGGCAGATCTTCCGCCATCTCGCCCTCCCCCACCTGCGCCGCTATCTCGAACTGGGGGCCCTGCTCGGCTCGATCCACATCGTCCAGAACTTCGACGCGGTCTTCACGATCACCTCCGGCGGCCTGGGCACCGCCAACCTGCCCTACACCGTGTACCAGAGCTTCTACCAGGCCCACGAGAACGGCCTCGCCTCCGCCGCGGGCGTCCTGGTGGTCATCGGTTCCATCGTCATCGCGACCTTCGCCCTGCGCGTGGTGTCGTCCCTGTTCCGCGAGGAGGGGTCCCGTTCATGA
- a CDS encoding HAD family acid phosphatase — protein MHKPLRIAAVAATCAVAGAALYGTGVATAGQSTANSTHEPYNIGVLVKDIDTYYGTTADSNGVYQASPDSQYAKDLARLDAAAKRHIDQAARKAHHRHEKAAVVFDIDDTLLLSLDYEKKTNYTYNSASWAAYVAQADRPAVFGSPDLVNYAASKGVEVFYNSGLKESQRVSAVENLKKIGVDVNLDSAHMFLKDAANPPAYLSDCATAAAWNCTTVQYKSGTRKHIESLGYDIVANFGDQYSDLDGGYADRTYKLPNPTYFVS, from the coding sequence ATGCATAAGCCACTCCGCATCGCGGCCGTCGCCGCGACCTGTGCCGTCGCCGGTGCCGCCCTGTACGGCACCGGTGTCGCCACCGCCGGTCAGTCGACGGCGAACTCGACGCACGAGCCTTACAACATCGGCGTTCTCGTCAAGGACATCGACACCTACTACGGCACCACCGCCGACAGCAACGGTGTCTACCAGGCGTCCCCCGACAGCCAGTACGCCAAGGACCTGGCCCGTCTCGACGCCGCCGCCAAGCGGCACATCGACCAGGCGGCCCGCAAGGCCCACCACCGGCACGAGAAGGCCGCGGTCGTCTTCGACATCGACGACACGCTGCTGCTCTCGCTCGACTACGAGAAGAAGACCAACTACACCTACAACTCGGCCTCCTGGGCCGCCTACGTCGCCCAGGCGGACCGTCCGGCCGTCTTCGGCAGCCCCGACCTCGTCAACTACGCCGCTTCCAAGGGCGTCGAGGTGTTCTACAACTCGGGCCTGAAGGAGTCGCAGCGCGTCTCCGCGGTCGAGAACCTGAAGAAGATCGGCGTCGACGTCAATCTCGACTCCGCGCACATGTTCCTCAAGGACGCGGCCAACCCGCCCGCCTACCTGAGCGACTGCGCCACCGCCGCCGCCTGGAACTGCACGACGGTGCAGTACAAGTCCGGCACGCGCAAGCACATCGAGTCCCTCGGGTACGACATCGTCGCCAACTTCGGCGACCAGTACTCGGACCTCGACGGCGGCTACGCCGACAGGACCTACAAGCTGCCGAACCCCACGTACTTCGTGAGCTGA
- a CDS encoding TIGR03086 family metal-binding protein → MTGQTFDFGPQALVVARLVEGVTDAQLDGATPCPRYAVHNLLGHLAGLAVAFRDAGRKDLGPTTDTSPAATVPDIEQGWRASLPKALDELADAWRDPAAWTGTTRAGGVTLPAEVAAAVAADELVVHGWDLARATGQEYVPDDTALQVTHRFLAGVADDPTRVGGIFGPVVPVPEAAPFLDRVIGLSGRDPGWKR, encoded by the coding sequence ATGACCGGCCAGACCTTCGATTTCGGGCCGCAGGCCCTCGTCGTGGCGCGCCTCGTGGAGGGTGTCACGGACGCGCAGCTCGACGGGGCGACGCCCTGTCCCCGGTACGCGGTGCACAACCTGCTCGGGCATCTGGCCGGACTGGCCGTCGCCTTCCGTGACGCCGGGCGCAAGGACCTGGGCCCCACGACCGACACCAGCCCCGCCGCCACCGTGCCCGACATCGAGCAGGGCTGGCGCGCGTCCCTGCCGAAGGCGCTCGACGAACTCGCCGACGCCTGGCGTGACCCGGCCGCCTGGACGGGCACGACCCGGGCCGGGGGAGTGACCCTGCCGGCCGAGGTCGCGGCGGCCGTCGCCGCCGACGAGCTGGTGGTGCACGGCTGGGACCTCGCGCGTGCCACCGGTCAGGAGTACGTCCCCGACGACACCGCCCTCCAGGTGACGCACCGGTTCCTCGCCGGAGTGGCCGACGACCCGACCCGCGTCGGTGGCATCTTCGGCCCGGTCGTCCCGGTGCCCGAGGCCGCACCGTTCCTCGACCGGGTGATCGGCCTCAGCGGCCGCGACCCGGGCTGGAAGCGGTAG
- a CDS encoding serine hydrolase domain-containing protein gives MPLPRRPRLRSSLGALLAAACLTGAMAGPADAGSGSGSVDRDHDRALRQQLEALVRSPGGPPGVIAVLTREGRSRVVRAGVAELGGGRPIEPDDHTRIASTAKAFSGAVALRLVDRRALSLDDTIGRRLPSLPRQWHAVTLRQLLNHTSGLPDYSQSPDFIKVLTADPHHHFDSRRLLDYVAGEPLLFRPGSRYQYSNSDNIAVALMAEAATGVRYEQLLRGLVYRPLGLRDTSLPQGFEMPRPYMHGYDVTPPNPPEDVSEALSASGVWASGGIISTPADLTRFIRGYAGGALISQATLREQRRWIEGASEPAGPGENKAGEAIFRYSTRCGVVLGHTGNFPGYTQLIAATPDGRRSLTFSLTTQVNKTNKPELLAKLRAVEENFVCALLKN, from the coding sequence ATGCCCCTGCCCCGCCGCCCCCGGCTGCGCTCGTCCCTCGGCGCCCTGCTGGCCGCCGCCTGCCTGACCGGCGCCATGGCCGGACCGGCCGACGCCGGTTCCGGTTCCGGTTCCGTCGACCGTGACCACGACCGCGCCCTGCGGCAGCAGCTCGAAGCGCTGGTGCGCAGCCCCGGCGGCCCGCCCGGTGTCATCGCCGTCCTCACCCGCGAGGGCCGGTCCCGTGTCGTGCGCGCGGGGGTCGCCGAGCTGGGCGGCGGACGCCCGATCGAGCCGGACGACCACACGCGGATCGCGAGTACCGCGAAGGCGTTCAGCGGTGCCGTGGCGCTGCGCCTGGTGGACCGGCGCGCGCTCTCCCTCGACGACACCATCGGCCGCCGGCTGCCGTCCCTGCCCCGGCAGTGGCACGCCGTGACGCTGCGCCAGCTGCTGAACCACACCAGCGGGCTGCCCGACTACTCGCAGAGCCCCGACTTCATCAAGGTCCTCACCGCCGATCCGCACCACCACTTCGACTCGCGCCGACTGCTCGACTACGTGGCCGGTGAACCGCTGCTCTTCCGGCCGGGATCGCGGTACCAGTACTCGAACTCGGACAACATCGCGGTCGCGCTGATGGCCGAGGCGGCGACGGGCGTGCGCTACGAGCAGTTGCTGCGCGGGCTCGTCTACCGGCCGCTCGGTCTGCGCGACACGAGCCTCCCGCAGGGCTTCGAGATGCCGCGGCCGTACATGCACGGCTACGACGTCACGCCGCCGAATCCCCCCGAGGACGTCAGCGAGGCGCTCAGCGCGTCGGGCGTATGGGCGTCGGGGGGCATCATCTCGACCCCGGCGGACCTGACCCGCTTCATCCGCGGGTACGCGGGCGGGGCCCTGATCTCCCAGGCGACCCTGCGCGAGCAGCGCCGTTGGATCGAAGGGGCCTCGGAGCCGGCGGGACCCGGTGAGAACAAGGCGGGGGAGGCGATCTTCCGCTACTCCACCCGCTGCGGAGTGGTCCTCGGCCACACCGGGAACTTCCCCGGCTACACCCAGCTGATCGCGGCCACACCGGACGGCCGGCGGTCGCTGACCTTCTCGCTCACCACCCAGGTGAACAAGACGAACAAGCCCGAGCTGCTGGCGAAGCTGCGCGCGGTCGAGGAGAACTTCGTCTGCGCGCTGCTGAAGAACTGA
- a CDS encoding dihydrodipicolinate synthase family protein yields the protein MTATFETSRAALAEVVAIPVTPFAEDGTIDRDAHRALLRRLIDAGVRTLTPNGNTGEFYALTPEERRTVTESTVEEAAGRAAVLVGVGHDVPTAVASARHARALGAPMVMVHQPVHPYVSQRGWVAYHRAVAASVPELGVVPYIRDPALAGARLAELADACPNVIGVKYAVPDAARFASFARDAGLDRFVWVAGLAEPYAPSYFSAGATGFTSGLVNVAPALSLDMIGALRRGDHPAAMKVWERIRRFEELRAADASANNVAVVKEALASLGLCRRDVRPPSAPLPESERSEVAALVAGWAR from the coding sequence ATGACGGCGACCTTCGAGACCTCGCGGGCGGCACTCGCCGAGGTCGTGGCGATCCCGGTGACCCCGTTCGCCGAGGACGGCACGATCGACCGCGACGCCCACCGGGCCCTGCTGCGCCGGCTGATCGACGCCGGCGTCCGCACCCTCACCCCCAACGGCAACACCGGCGAGTTCTACGCCCTCACCCCCGAAGAGCGCCGTACCGTCACCGAGTCGACCGTCGAGGAGGCCGCCGGCCGCGCGGCCGTCCTCGTCGGCGTCGGCCACGACGTGCCGACCGCCGTCGCCTCCGCACGGCACGCCCGCGCCCTCGGCGCACCGATGGTGATGGTCCATCAGCCCGTGCACCCGTACGTCTCGCAGCGCGGCTGGGTCGCGTACCACCGGGCGGTCGCCGCGTCCGTGCCGGAGCTGGGCGTCGTCCCCTACATCCGCGACCCGGCGCTCGCGGGCGCCCGGCTCGCCGAACTCGCGGACGCCTGCCCGAACGTCATCGGCGTGAAGTACGCGGTCCCCGACGCGGCCCGCTTCGCGTCCTTCGCGCGGGACGCCGGTCTCGACCGGTTCGTCTGGGTGGCCGGACTCGCCGAGCCCTACGCCCCCTCGTACTTCTCGGCCGGTGCCACCGGATTCACCTCGGGCCTGGTGAACGTCGCCCCGGCCCTCTCGCTGGACATGATCGGTGCGCTCCGCCGCGGCGACCACCCGGCCGCGATGAAGGTCTGGGAGCGGATCCGCCGCTTCGAGGAACTGCGCGCCGCCGACGCCTCCGCGAACAACGTCGCCGTCGTGAAGGAGGCCCTGGCCTCGCTCGGTCTGTGCCGCCGCGATGTGCGTCCGCCCAGCGCACCGCTGCCCGAGAGCGAGCGTTCCGAGGTCGCCGCCCTGGTCGCCGGATGGGCCCGGTGA
- a CDS encoding DeoR/GlpR family DNA-binding transcription regulator, with protein sequence MTGRTAEERQREIVRAARRTGSVDVTELAVELGVAKETVRRDLRTLENHGLVRRTHGGAYPVESAGFETTLAFRTTSHVPEKRRIAAAAAELARDAETVFVDEGFTPQLIAEALPRDRPLTVVTASLATAGALAGADNTSVLLLGGRVRPGTLATVDHWTTKMLAGFVIDLAFIGANGISREHGLTTPDPAVSEVKAQAIRASRRTVFAGVHTKFGAVSFCRFAGVGALETIVTSTLLPASEAHRYSLLGPQVIRV encoded by the coding sequence ATGACGGGCAGGACCGCGGAGGAACGGCAGCGCGAGATCGTCCGGGCCGCGCGCCGCACCGGCTCGGTCGACGTCACCGAACTCGCCGTCGAACTGGGCGTCGCCAAGGAGACCGTGCGGCGCGATCTGCGCACCCTGGAGAACCACGGCCTGGTGCGCCGCACCCACGGCGGCGCCTATCCCGTGGAGAGCGCCGGCTTCGAGACCACGCTCGCCTTCCGGACCACGAGCCATGTGCCCGAGAAGCGCCGGATCGCCGCCGCGGCGGCCGAGTTGGCCCGCGACGCGGAGACCGTCTTCGTCGACGAGGGGTTCACCCCGCAGCTCATCGCCGAAGCGCTGCCCAGGGACAGGCCGTTGACGGTGGTGACCGCCTCCCTCGCCACCGCCGGGGCGCTGGCCGGGGCCGACAACACCAGCGTCCTGCTGCTCGGCGGCCGGGTCCGCCCCGGCACGCTCGCCACCGTCGACCACTGGACGACGAAGATGCTCGCCGGCTTCGTCATCGACCTCGCGTTCATCGGCGCCAACGGCATCTCCCGCGAACACGGCCTCACCACCCCCGACCCGGCCGTCAGCGAGGTCAAGGCGCAGGCCATCAGGGCCTCCCGGCGCACGGTCTTCGCCGGGGTGCACACCAAGTTCGGCGCGGTCAGCTTCTGCCGGTTCGCCGGTGTCGGGGCCCTGGAGACGATCGTCACGAGCACCCTGCTCCCGGCCTCCGAGGCACACCGCTACTCACTCCTCGGCCCCCAGGTCATCCGCGTCTGA
- a CDS encoding 5-dehydro-4-deoxyglucarate dehydratase: protein MTSAPLAARLGIPSGPLFFPVTAYGPDGAVDPGVCGEHVRRGVEAGAAAVFVCCGTGEFHALVPEEFEACVRAAVEAAGGRVPVVAGAGYGTALAVRHARLAEDAGADGLLAMPPYLVNAGQEGLLRHYREIASATSLDVIVYQRDNAVFTPASVVELARTEGIIGFKDGLGDLDLMQRIVSAVRSETPGGFLYFNGLPTAELTGLAYRGLGITLYSSAVFCFAPEIALAFHRALNAGDDTTVNRLLDGFYRPFADLRALGRGYAVALVKAGVRLRGLDVGEVRPPLSEPAEDHVKQLAQLIDRGYALIEEGR, encoded by the coding sequence GTGACGTCAGCCCCTCTCGCCGCTCGGCTGGGCATCCCCAGCGGTCCGCTCTTCTTCCCCGTCACCGCGTACGGTCCCGACGGCGCCGTCGATCCCGGTGTCTGCGGGGAGCACGTGCGGCGCGGCGTCGAGGCCGGGGCCGCGGCGGTCTTCGTGTGCTGCGGCACCGGCGAGTTCCACGCGCTCGTGCCCGAGGAGTTCGAGGCGTGCGTACGGGCGGCGGTCGAGGCGGCCGGGGGCCGGGTCCCCGTGGTCGCGGGAGCCGGATACGGGACCGCCCTCGCCGTGCGCCACGCGCGCCTCGCGGAGGATGCCGGGGCCGACGGGCTGCTCGCCATGCCGCCGTATCTCGTCAACGCGGGCCAGGAGGGTCTGCTCCGGCACTACCGCGAGATCGCCTCCGCGACCTCCCTGGACGTCATCGTGTACCAGCGCGACAACGCCGTCTTCACCCCCGCGAGCGTCGTCGAACTGGCCCGTACCGAGGGGATCATCGGCTTCAAGGACGGGCTCGGCGACCTGGACCTGATGCAGCGGATCGTCAGCGCCGTACGGAGCGAGACGCCCGGCGGGTTCCTGTACTTCAACGGCCTGCCGACGGCCGAACTGACCGGGCTCGCCTACCGGGGGCTGGGGATCACGCTCTACTCCTCGGCGGTCTTCTGCTTCGCCCCCGAGATCGCGCTGGCCTTTCACCGGGCCCTGAACGCGGGGGACGACACCACGGTGAACCGGCTGCTGGACGGCTTCTACCGGCCCTTCGCCGATCTGCGGGCGCTGGGACGCGGCTACGCGGTCGCCCTCGTCAAGGCCGGTGTCCGGCTGCGCGGCCTGGACGTCGGCGAGGTCAGGCCCCCGCTGAGCGAACCGGCCGAGGACCACGTCAAACAGCTCGCGCAGCTGATCGACCGCGGGTACGCGCTCATCGAGGAGGGACGGTGA
- a CDS encoding GntR family transcriptional regulator: protein MTSVPIPIPSRTEFVLEGIRHRILTGQLTPGQALVETELAAHFGVSKTPVREALKTLAGTGLVVMSQFKGVTVRRVDADMAREVYDVRLLLEPEALRRVVRRGASLDAARDALTRAGAAADTAERSLANREFHRALYAPCGNPLLVRMLDEVRDQAALVSAVAWAVAPSWEREAGEHGEILRLALEGDADGAAAALHAHIASFVRRAFPEGQEEDGRE from the coding sequence ATGACCTCTGTGCCCATCCCGATCCCCTCCCGCACCGAGTTCGTGCTCGAAGGGATCAGACACCGCATCCTCACGGGGCAGTTGACCCCGGGACAGGCCCTGGTCGAGACCGAACTCGCCGCCCACTTCGGGGTGTCGAAGACCCCGGTGCGCGAGGCGCTCAAGACCCTGGCCGGCACCGGGCTCGTCGTGATGAGCCAGTTCAAGGGCGTCACGGTGCGCAGGGTCGACGCCGACATGGCACGCGAGGTGTACGACGTACGGCTGCTCCTCGAACCCGAGGCGCTGCGGCGGGTGGTGCGCCGTGGGGCCTCGCTCGACGCCGCCCGCGACGCGCTCACCCGCGCCGGCGCCGCCGCCGACACCGCCGAACGGTCCCTGGCCAACCGGGAGTTCCACCGGGCCCTGTATGCGCCCTGCGGCAACCCGCTGCTCGTCCGGATGCTCGACGAGGTGCGCGACCAGGCGGCCCTCGTCTCCGCCGTCGCCTGGGCCGTTGCCCCCTCGTGGGAGCGGGAGGCGGGCGAGCACGGGGAGATCCTGCGTCTCGCCCTGGAAGGCGACGCGGACGGCGCGGCCGCGGCCCTGCACGCGCACATCGCCTCGTTCGTGCGACGGGCCTTCCCGGAGGGCCAGGAGGAGGACGGAAGGGAATGA
- a CDS encoding sugar ABC transporter substrate-binding protein, with translation MRTPSRRRPRALLVAAAAGTLLSPLLSGCWTGAGGSGSGGNSINVLMVNNPQMVELQKLTRAHFTRETGIKVNFTVLPENDVRDKISQDFANQAGQYDVATLSNYEIPIYARNGWLHEMDSYVRQDSGYDERDILKPMRQSLTAADGKLYGQPFYGESSFLMYRKDVFAAKGLTMPAHPTWRQVAGLAAKADGAEPGMKGICLRGLPGWGELMAPLTTVVNTFGGTWFDKDWKARLNAPEFKEATRFYVDLVREHGESGAAQSGFAECLNDMTQGKTAMWYDATSAAGLLEAKDSPVRGKLGYAPAPVEKTASSGWLYTWAWGLQKASHNPDKAWKFISWASGKGYEQLVGDTAGWSDVPAGKRASTYTNAAYVKEAAAFQDMTRAAIEDARPRDPGVQPRPAPGIQFVGIPEFTDLGTKVAQEISAAIAGRQSVDTALNRSQKLAEKISKEYEGR, from the coding sequence ATGCGAACCCCGAGCCGACGGAGGCCGCGCGCGCTGCTCGTCGCGGCCGCCGCAGGGACGCTGCTCTCCCCGCTCCTCTCCGGCTGCTGGACCGGAGCGGGCGGGTCGGGCTCCGGCGGGAACTCCATCAACGTCCTGATGGTCAACAACCCGCAGATGGTCGAGCTCCAGAAGCTGACCAGGGCCCACTTCACCCGCGAGACCGGCATCAAGGTGAACTTCACCGTCCTGCCGGAGAACGACGTCCGCGACAAGATCAGCCAGGACTTCGCCAACCAGGCGGGCCAGTACGACGTCGCCACCCTCTCCAACTACGAGATACCGATCTACGCCCGCAACGGCTGGCTGCACGAGATGGACTCGTACGTGCGCCAGGACAGCGGCTACGACGAGCGGGACATCCTCAAGCCCATGCGGCAGTCGCTGACCGCCGCCGACGGGAAGCTCTACGGCCAGCCGTTCTACGGCGAGTCGTCGTTCCTGATGTACCGCAAGGACGTGTTCGCCGCGAAGGGCCTGACCATGCCCGCGCACCCCACCTGGCGGCAGGTCGCCGGCCTCGCGGCGAAGGCGGACGGCGCCGAGCCCGGCATGAAGGGCATCTGCCTGCGCGGCCTCCCCGGCTGGGGCGAACTGATGGCCCCCCTCACCACCGTGGTCAACACCTTCGGCGGAACCTGGTTCGACAAGGACTGGAAGGCACGCCTGAACGCACCGGAGTTCAAGGAGGCCACCCGCTTCTACGTGGACCTCGTACGCGAACACGGCGAGTCCGGCGCCGCCCAGTCGGGCTTCGCCGAGTGCCTCAACGACATGACCCAGGGCAAGACCGCCATGTGGTACGACGCCACCTCGGCCGCGGGCCTGCTGGAGGCCAAGGACTCCCCGGTCAGGGGAAAGCTCGGCTACGCCCCGGCCCCCGTCGAGAAGACCGCTTCCTCCGGCTGGCTCTACACCTGGGCCTGGGGACTCCAGAAGGCCTCGCACAACCCGGACAAGGCCTGGAAGTTCATCTCCTGGGCCTCCGGAAAGGGCTACGAACAACTGGTCGGCGACACCGCGGGATGGTCGGACGTACCGGCGGGCAAACGCGCCTCGACGTACACGAACGCCGCCTACGTCAAAGAGGCCGCGGCCTTCCAGGACATGACCCGCGCGGCCATCGAGGACGCCCGGCCGCGCGACCCCGGCGTCCAGCCGCGCCCCGCGCCCGGCATCCAGTTCGTCGGCATCCCCGAGTTCACGGACCTCGGCACCAAGGTCGCGCAGGAGATCAGCGCCGCCATCGCCGGACGCCAGTCCGTCGACACGGCCCTGAACAGATCCCAGAAGCTCGCCGAGAAGATCTCCAAGGAGTACGAGGGACGATGA
- a CDS encoding NAD(P)-dependent oxidoreductase, with product MPAPRTVLLTGAAGGLGTLMRGLLPAYGYELRLLDMLPVEGEPEAITADLADRAALRRAVRGVDAVLHLAGISLEASFDKILKANIEGTYNLYEAAREEGVGRIVLASSNHAVGFTPRPQGDDPLIPVDTPRRPDTFYGLSKSFGEDLAQLYWDKHGLETVSVRIGSCFAEPTSVRMLSVWMSPEDGARLFHAALTATDVGHTVVYGSSANTRLWWDLSSARSLGYEPRDDSEPYAAKLIAEQGELDPGNPEHACLGGHFTTRPPIWPH from the coding sequence ATGCCCGCTCCCCGCACCGTCCTGCTCACCGGCGCCGCCGGCGGACTCGGCACCCTGATGCGCGGGCTGCTGCCGGCGTACGGGTACGAACTGCGCCTGCTCGACATGCTCCCGGTCGAGGGCGAACCGGAGGCGATCACCGCGGACCTCGCCGACCGGGCGGCCCTGCGCCGGGCGGTACGGGGCGTCGACGCGGTCCTCCACCTCGCGGGCATCTCCCTCGAAGCCTCCTTCGACAAGATCCTCAAGGCGAACATCGAGGGCACGTACAACCTGTACGAGGCGGCACGCGAGGAGGGCGTAGGCCGGATCGTCCTCGCCTCCTCCAACCACGCGGTGGGCTTCACCCCGCGCCCCCAGGGGGACGATCCCCTGATCCCCGTCGACACCCCGCGCCGCCCCGACACCTTCTACGGCCTGTCGAAATCGTTCGGCGAGGACCTGGCACAGCTCTACTGGGACAAGCACGGCCTGGAGACCGTCTCGGTGCGCATCGGGTCCTGCTTCGCCGAGCCCACCAGCGTGCGCATGCTCTCGGTGTGGATGAGTCCCGAGGACGGCGCCCGCCTCTTCCACGCAGCCCTGACCGCCACGGACGTGGGGCACACCGTCGTCTACGGCTCGTCCGCCAACACCCGTCTGTGGTGGGACCTCTCGTCCGCGCGGTCCCTCGGCTACGAACCGCGCGACGACTCCGAGCCGTACGCCGCGAAGCTGATCGCCGAACAGGGCGAGCTCGACCCCGGCAACCCCGAACACGCCTGCCTGGGCGGTCACTTCACGACCCGCCCGCCCATCTGGCCCCACTGA
- the araD gene encoding L-arabinonate dehydratase → MGPVKRPEELRSHQWYGTDGLRAFSHRARTRQLGYLPEEHLGKPVVAILNTWSDINPCHVHLRERAQAVKRGVWQAGGFPLEFPVSTLSETFQKPTPMLYRNLLAMETEELLRSYPVDGAVLMGGCDKTTPALLMGAASVDLPTVFVPAGPMLPGHWRGEVLGSGTDMWKYWDDKRAGLIGDCEMTELEAGLARSPGHCMTMGTASTLTAAAEALGVTVPGASSIPAVDSGHERMAAAAGLRIVELVHRDRRLSAVLTADAFTDAVTTVLGLGGSTNAVIHLIAMAGRAGVPLTLDDFDRIARTVPVLADVRPGGRKYLMEDFHFAGGLPGFLSRITDLLHLDRPTVSYDSMREQLAGARVHDDDVIRTRDNPVAAEGGVAVLRGNLCPDGAVIKHIAAAPHLLRHTGPAVVFDDYRTMQRTIDDPALGITEDSVLVLRGSGPKGGPGMPEYGMLPIPGHLLKRGVRDMVRISDARMSGTSYGTCVLHVAPESYVGGPLALVRSGDRITLDVGARSLHLHVDEAELERRRAEWTPPPVRYERGYGALYNDQITQADTGCDFAFLARPGQVPDPYAG, encoded by the coding sequence ATGGGCCCGGTGAAGCGGCCCGAGGAGCTCAGGAGCCATCAGTGGTACGGCACCGACGGGCTCCGCGCGTTCAGCCACCGGGCCAGGACCCGGCAGCTCGGCTATCTCCCCGAGGAGCACCTGGGCAAGCCGGTCGTCGCGATCCTCAACACCTGGTCCGACATCAACCCGTGCCACGTACACCTGCGCGAGCGCGCCCAGGCCGTCAAGCGGGGCGTGTGGCAGGCCGGCGGATTCCCGCTGGAATTCCCGGTGTCCACGCTGAGCGAGACCTTCCAGAAGCCGACCCCGATGCTCTACCGCAATCTGCTCGCGATGGAGACCGAGGAGCTGCTGCGGTCCTATCCGGTGGACGGGGCGGTGCTGATGGGCGGCTGCGACAAGACCACGCCCGCGCTGCTCATGGGGGCGGCCTCGGTCGATCTGCCGACCGTCTTCGTGCCGGCCGGGCCGATGCTCCCGGGCCACTGGCGCGGCGAGGTCCTCGGATCAGGCACCGACATGTGGAAGTACTGGGACGACAAGCGCGCGGGCCTCATCGGGGACTGCGAGATGACCGAGCTGGAGGCCGGGCTCGCCCGGTCGCCGGGACACTGCATGACGATGGGCACCGCGTCCACGCTGACCGCCGCCGCCGAGGCGCTCGGCGTCACCGTTCCCGGTGCGTCGAGCATCCCCGCCGTCGACTCGGGACACGAGCGGATGGCGGCCGCGGCCGGGCTCCGGATCGTCGAACTGGTCCACCGGGACCGGAGGTTGTCCGCCGTCCTCACCGCGGACGCCTTCACGGACGCGGTCACGACCGTGCTCGGCCTCGGCGGTTCGACGAACGCTGTGATCCATCTGATCGCCATGGCCGGACGGGCCGGAGTCCCGCTCACCCTGGACGACTTCGACCGGATCGCCCGGACCGTGCCCGTCCTCGCCGACGTGCGGCCCGGCGGACGGAAGTACCTCATGGAGGACTTCCACTTCGCCGGCGGTCTGCCCGGCTTCCTGTCGCGGATCACCGACCTGCTGCACCTGGACCGGCCCACGGTGTCGTACGACAGCATGCGCGAGCAGCTGGCGGGCGCCCGGGTGCACGACGACGATGTCATCCGCACCCGGGACAACCCGGTCGCGGCCGAGGGCGGCGTGGCCGTCCTGCGGGGCAACCTCTGTCCCGACGGAGCCGTCATCAAGCACATCGCGGCCGCGCCCCACCTGCTCAGGCACACCGGCCCCGCGGTCGTCTTCGACGACTACCGCACCATGCAGCGCACCATCGACGACCCCGCTCTCGGCATCACCGAGGACAGCGTCCTCGTGCTGCGGGGCTCGGGCCCCAAGGGCGGCCCCGGCATGCCCGAGTACGGGATGCTGCCCATTCCCGGCCATCTGCTGAAGCGGGGTGTCCGGGACATGGTGCGGATCTCCGACGCCCGGATGAGCGGCACGAGTTACGGCACCTGCGTGCTGCACGTGGCACCCGAGTCGTACGTGGGCGGTCCGCTCGCCCTCGTCCGGAGCGGGGACCGGATCACCCTGGACGTGGGGGCGCGGTCGCTCCACCTCCACGTGGACGAGGCGGAGCTCGAACGCCGACGAGCCGAGTGGACCCCGCCGCCCGTCCGGTACGAACGCGGCTACGGCGCGCTCTACAACGACCAGATCACCCAGGCCGACACCGGCTGCGACTTCGCGTTCCTGGCCCGGCCGGGCCAGGTGCCCGACCCGTACGCGGGCTGA